One stretch of Segatella copri DNA includes these proteins:
- a CDS encoding aspartate ammonia-lyase: MAEEKKFRVESDLLGELKVPAEALYGVQTQRGINNYHISRKTMRDYPDFIIAIAYVKLAAIETNHTLGVINDEISGAIGQACREIIDGKWHENFPIDMVQGGAGTSVNMNANEVIANRALEIMGHEKADYQFCSPNDHCNCGQSTNDVYPTSIRLALIRMNTHLVGALTGLISAFRYKADEYADVIKMGRTQLQDAVPMSFGQEFNAYANNLEEEILNLERNVKLLHEINMGGTAIGTGLNAVPGFAKLCAANLSKLTGENFETATDLVEATPDTGAYVSYSSALKRLAIKLSKICNDLRLMASGPRCGLNEINLPPKAPGSSIMPGKVNPVIPEVTNQVCFKVIGNDATVSFAAEAGQLELNVMEPIITESLFESLTWLKNAIETLTSECILGITVNKERCYEMVKNSIGIVTALNPIIGYKKSTKVAKEAHATGRSVYDIVIEQGIMSKEELDKALDPKEMLQSHKFTLK; this comes from the coding sequence ATGGCTGAAGAGAAAAAATTTAGAGTAGAGTCAGACCTTTTAGGTGAACTCAAAGTTCCTGCTGAAGCACTTTATGGTGTACAGACACAGCGCGGTATTAACAACTATCACATTTCACGCAAGACGATGCGCGACTATCCTGATTTCATTATCGCCATCGCTTACGTAAAGTTGGCTGCCATCGAAACCAACCATACCCTCGGTGTTATCAACGATGAGATTTCAGGGGCAATCGGTCAGGCTTGCCGCGAAATCATCGACGGTAAATGGCATGAGAACTTCCCTATCGACATGGTACAGGGTGGCGCAGGTACATCTGTCAACATGAATGCCAACGAGGTAATCGCCAACCGTGCACTCGAAATCATGGGACATGAAAAGGCTGATTATCAGTTCTGTTCTCCTAATGATCATTGCAACTGCGGCCAGAGTACAAACGATGTATATCCTACTTCTATCCGTCTGGCTTTGATCCGTATGAATACTCATCTGGTAGGTGCTCTGACAGGTTTGATCAGCGCATTCCGCTATAAGGCTGACGAATATGCTGATGTCATCAAGATGGGCCGTACCCAGTTGCAGGACGCTGTTCCTATGTCTTTCGGTCAGGAGTTCAACGCATACGCCAACAATCTGGAAGAGGAAATCCTCAACCTGGAGCGCAACGTGAAACTCTTACACGAGATCAATATGGGTGGTACAGCCATCGGTACAGGACTGAATGCCGTTCCTGGCTTCGCTAAGCTCTGTGCTGCCAACCTCAGCAAACTGACAGGCGAGAACTTCGAAACAGCTACCGACCTGGTAGAGGCAACACCAGATACAGGTGCTTACGTAAGCTACTCTTCTGCTTTGAAGCGTCTGGCTATCAAGTTGTCTAAGATCTGTAACGACCTCCGCCTGATGGCTTCTGGTCCTCGTTGCGGTTTGAACGAAATCAACCTTCCTCCTAAGGCTCCAGGTTCTTCTATCATGCCAGGTAAGGTTAATCCAGTTATTCCAGAGGTAACCAACCAGGTTTGCTTCAAGGTAATAGGAAACGATGCAACTGTCAGCTTTGCTGCAGAGGCAGGCCAGTTGGAGTTGAACGTAATGGAACCTATCATCACAGAAAGTCTCTTCGAGAGTCTGACATGGTTGAAGAACGCCATCGAAACCCTGACTTCTGAATGCATCCTCGGCATCACCGTAAACAAAGAGCGTTGCTACGAAATGGTAAAGAACAGTATCGGTATCGTTACCGCTCTGAACCCAATCATCGGTTACAAGAAGAGTACTAAAGTTGCTAAGGAAGCCCATGCTACTGGCCGCTCTGTATACGACATCGTTATTGAGCAGGGCATCATGAGTAAGGAAGAATTGGACAAGGCACTCGATCCAAAAGAGATGCTGCAGTCACACAAGTTCACCCTGAAATAA
- a CDS encoding hybrid sensor histidine kinase/response regulator transcription factor codes for MKRKLHLIIYVAFIVLLSGCAQQPKKFVIGVSQCSEDIWRDKLNDELKMGEYLNDSLIVKLASSNDDNMLQNKQVNQFIDEGVDLLIISPNQLSAISKAVERAYDKGIPVILYDRKTNSDKYTAFIGCDNYTIGKSMGTFIAQQLQGKGRIVEISGLEGSSPALERHRGFMDAIKPYPGLQVVASEGGNWKEEGGIQAMKRILKQTQDFDYVFAHNDRLAWGAYVAARQMRVKRNYKYTGVDGMATEGGGLELVRDGIFEASYLYPTKGDEVIALAMKILKHQPYERDNYLSTSIITQANAALTLMEARDAERQTRNLKTLHKQVDQYLSDYNSQKVMLIGLGLFLFVCLAAAALIFRGYLIKVKLNETLAKTNGELKRLNVELGEKNEELKRLNEEVLELTHSRLVFFTNISHELRTPLTLIADPVEMLLEDTGIKGKSRELLKMVQRNALALQQLVSNILDFRKIQNGKMELKLYRFDIVKTLTTWVGDFQLTAERKQIRLHLDVDDLKGSHEMIADQEKISRIVFNLLSNALKYTPAGGEIFVSLKDEGANLRLDVKDTGKGISQDEADKIFERFFQAKGAASGTGIGLALVKSFVELHHGEARVESELGKGSDFIVVIPREQESDSQVIHNDVDIVDNSVNTSASTGKNVVDESVLQYIDDGDRSRGKVQQLVSENTNRPTVLVIDDNTDIRQYERTLLQDEYVVLEAADGKEGLAVALKEVPDLVICDVMMPVMDGLELTERLKTNTATSHIPVIMLTAKNLEEHRAEGYEHGADSYITKPFHSKVLLARIENLLRQRQLLKNLYQGTKEAEKEISEAHLEDRDKQFLKQLQAIIQKNLSDSEFGVEDMGQQIGLSRVQLYRKVKAMTGSSVVDLLRKARLAKARRLLETRSMSVSEVAYEVGFSAPSYFTKCFKEEYGMLPGDVGNVMK; via the coding sequence ATGAAACGAAAATTACACCTTATTATATATGTAGCTTTCATCGTGTTGCTGTCCGGTTGTGCTCAGCAACCAAAGAAGTTTGTCATTGGTGTTTCCCAGTGTTCGGAAGATATCTGGCGCGATAAACTGAATGATGAACTGAAGATGGGCGAGTATCTCAACGATTCGCTTATCGTGAAACTGGCTTCTTCCAACGATGATAATATGTTGCAGAATAAGCAAGTTAACCAGTTTATCGATGAGGGCGTAGATCTGCTTATCATATCTCCTAATCAGCTGAGTGCTATATCCAAGGCTGTAGAGCGTGCTTACGATAAAGGTATTCCTGTGATTCTCTATGACAGGAAGACCAATTCTGATAAGTATACGGCATTTATCGGCTGCGATAACTATACGATAGGTAAATCGATGGGAACTTTTATCGCCCAGCAGCTTCAGGGAAAGGGGCGCATCGTTGAAATCAGTGGCTTAGAGGGCTCTTCGCCTGCTTTGGAGCGTCATCGTGGTTTTATGGATGCTATCAAGCCTTATCCTGGGTTACAGGTTGTAGCCTCCGAAGGAGGAAACTGGAAAGAAGAGGGTGGAATCCAGGCGATGAAACGCATATTGAAACAGACACAGGACTTTGATTATGTCTTTGCCCATAATGACCGTCTTGCCTGGGGTGCTTATGTGGCTGCCCGCCAGATGAGGGTAAAGCGTAACTATAAGTATACCGGAGTAGACGGCATGGCTACCGAAGGTGGTGGTTTGGAACTTGTGCGCGATGGTATTTTCGAAGCCTCTTATCTTTATCCTACCAAGGGTGACGAGGTCATAGCGCTTGCCATGAAGATATTGAAGCATCAGCCTTATGAACGCGACAATTATCTGAGCACTTCTATCATAACCCAGGCAAATGCTGCCCTTACATTGATGGAGGCTAGGGATGCCGAGCGTCAGACGCGAAATCTGAAGACTTTGCATAAGCAGGTAGATCAGTATCTGTCTGATTATAACTCACAGAAAGTCATGCTCATAGGCCTGGGTCTGTTCCTCTTTGTTTGCCTCGCAGCTGCGGCTTTAATTTTCAGAGGTTATCTGATAAAGGTGAAACTGAACGAAACATTGGCTAAGACAAATGGCGAACTGAAGCGACTGAATGTAGAATTGGGTGAAAAGAATGAAGAATTGAAACGATTGAATGAGGAGGTCTTGGAACTCACTCATTCCCGTCTGGTATTCTTTACCAATATCAGTCATGAACTTCGCACGCCTTTAACCCTGATAGCCGACCCGGTAGAGATGCTGCTTGAAGATACCGGCATCAAGGGCAAGAGCCGCGAACTCTTGAAAATGGTGCAGCGTAACGCCCTTGCTCTCCAACAGTTGGTAAGTAACATTCTTGATTTCCGTAAGATTCAGAATGGCAAGATGGAACTTAAACTCTATCGCTTCGACATTGTGAAGACCTTGACGACGTGGGTGGGCGACTTCCAGCTTACTGCCGAGCGCAAGCAGATCAGACTGCATCTGGATGTTGATGACTTGAAAGGCAGCCATGAAATGATTGCCGATCAGGAGAAGATTTCCCGTATTGTGTTCAATCTGTTGAGCAATGCCTTGAAATATACGCCTGCTGGTGGTGAAATCTTTGTTTCGCTGAAAGATGAAGGTGCCAATCTCCGTCTTGATGTGAAAGATACGGGCAAGGGTATCTCGCAGGATGAGGCTGATAAGATCTTTGAACGCTTCTTCCAGGCCAAGGGTGCTGCCAGCGGTACGGGTATCGGTCTGGCTCTGGTGAAATCATTTGTAGAGTTGCATCATGGTGAGGCTAGGGTAGAAAGTGAACTGGGAAAGGGCTCTGATTTTATCGTTGTCATTCCTCGTGAGCAGGAGAGTGATTCACAAGTTATCCACAATGATGTGGATATTGTGGATAACTCTGTAAATACTTCTGCGTCAACTGGTAAGAATGTTGTAGATGAATCTGTTTTGCAATATATTGACGATGGAGACAGAAGTCGTGGAAAAGTTCAGCAGCTGGTAAGCGAGAATACCAATCGTCCTACTGTTCTGGTTATTGATGATAATACCGATATCCGTCAGTATGAGCGTACTCTTTTGCAGGATGAGTATGTTGTTCTTGAGGCTGCTGATGGTAAAGAGGGTCTAGCTGTCGCCTTGAAAGAGGTGCCTGACCTGGTGATTTGCGATGTGATGATGCCTGTTATGGACGGATTGGAGTTGACAGAACGGCTGAAGACGAATACGGCTACCTCTCATATCCCTGTTATTATGCTTACGGCGAAGAACCTGGAGGAGCATCGCGCAGAGGGTTATGAGCATGGAGCTGATTCCTATATTACCAAACCATTCCACAGCAAGGTGCTTCTCGCCCGTATTGAGAATCTCTTGCGACAGCGTCAGCTCCTGAAGAATCTTTATCAAGGTACTAAAGAGGCTGAGAAGGAGATTTCTGAGGCTCATCTGGAAGACCGTGACAAGCAGTTCCTCAAGCAGCTTCAAGCCATTATCCAGAAGAATCTTTCTGATAGCGAGTTTGGAGTTGAGGATATGGGACAGCAGATTGGTTTAAGCCGTGTGCAGCTCTATCGCAAGGTGAAGGCGATGACTGGCTCTTCTGTTGTTGACTTACTCCGTAAGGCTCGCCTTGCCAAAGCTAGGCGTTTGCTCGAAACCCGGAGCATGAGTGTCTCTGAAGTAGCCTATGAAGTGGGCTTCTCTGCGCCGTCTTACTTCACAAAATGTTTCAAGGAAGAGTATGGAATGTTACCTGGTGATGTAGGTAATGTGATGAAATAG
- the dinB gene encoding DNA polymerase IV — protein MTERKIIHIDMDAFFAAVEQRDNPELRGKPVAVGFDGPRGVVSTASYEARKYGVHSAQSIAQAKQRCPNLIIVPCRHDYYAKISHQIHQIFQEYTDLIEPISIDEAFLDVTQNKKGIELAVDIAKEIKTRIKEATGLTASAGISYCKFLAKVASDYRKPDGICTIHPDKALDFIAQLPVEDFWGVGKKTLQKMHFMGIFNGADLRKVSEEHLVEVFGKAGHIFYDFARGIDERPVITYRERKSVGCEQTFLEDIYAKSAVIIELYHTVLELLERIAKSGFEGRTLTLKVKFADFTQITRSISQEKVLKKKDDILPLAKRLLKQVDYSSAHPIRLLGLSVSNTSSEEARKQDKENSSFKPEYKELELEFEDWE, from the coding sequence ATGACTGAGCGCAAGATCATACATATCGACATGGATGCCTTCTTTGCTGCGGTAGAGCAAAGAGACAATCCGGAACTTCGGGGCAAACCGGTAGCGGTTGGCTTCGACGGACCTCGTGGTGTGGTTTCTACAGCCAGCTATGAGGCAAGGAAGTATGGCGTTCACTCGGCGCAATCCATCGCTCAAGCCAAGCAGCGCTGCCCTAACCTCATCATCGTACCCTGCCGGCATGATTATTATGCTAAAATATCCCATCAGATACATCAGATATTCCAGGAATATACCGACCTCATCGAACCCATCTCCATAGATGAAGCCTTTCTTGATGTAACGCAGAATAAGAAAGGGATAGAACTGGCGGTGGATATTGCCAAAGAAATCAAAACCCGTATCAAGGAGGCAACCGGACTCACCGCCTCAGCTGGCATCAGCTACTGCAAGTTTCTCGCCAAAGTGGCTTCTGATTACCGCAAGCCCGACGGCATCTGCACCATTCATCCCGACAAGGCGCTCGATTTCATCGCCCAACTGCCAGTAGAGGATTTCTGGGGTGTGGGCAAGAAAACCTTGCAAAAGATGCATTTCATGGGTATCTTCAACGGAGCTGACCTGAGGAAAGTATCCGAGGAACATCTGGTAGAAGTGTTCGGAAAAGCCGGACACATCTTCTATGATTTCGCAAGGGGGATAGATGAACGACCTGTCATCACCTACCGGGAACGGAAATCGGTAGGCTGCGAACAGACTTTCCTGGAAGATATCTATGCCAAATCGGCTGTGATTATCGAACTGTACCATACTGTACTCGAACTACTGGAGCGCATCGCCAAAAGCGGTTTCGAAGGAAGAACCCTGACGCTGAAGGTGAAGTTTGCCGATTTCACCCAGATAACACGAAGCATCTCACAAGAAAAGGTTCTGAAAAAGAAGGATGATATTCTACCTCTTGCCAAACGGCTACTGAAACAGGTAGATTACTCCTCTGCTCATCCCATCCGCCTGCTTGGTCTGTCCGTAAGCAACACCTCATCAGAAGAAGCCAGGAAGCAAGATAAGGAGAACAGCAGTTTCAAGCCCGAATACAAAGAACTGGAACTGGAATTTGAAGATTGGGAATAA